The following DNA comes from Mauremys reevesii isolate NIE-2019 linkage group 23, ASM1616193v1, whole genome shotgun sequence.
GGGCCAGCACTACTTTCATTTACAGGGATGCACTGCAAAAAGATAGATGCCTATGCACCAGGGCCCTAGTCTGTTGTTTAATGGGAAACAGGCCTAGCACGCTGATGCACATTCAGACTTCCTGGACCTCTCCTTTGCCTCCTGCCCTGGGTTTGCTGCCAGGTACCGGCACAGCAGGGGCTTTAAGGAATTGCTCACCCACTTCACTTTCAGCTAGAAATGGGCCTGGGCCACAAGGCTTAGATCCGGATCCAAACTGCCTCGAAGTCTGGGGAATTTGGATCAAGATTTCAGTCCCGGCCCATCTCTGTTTCCAGGCTCGCCTCGTTCTGCCTCAGCATCCTCAAAAGGAACCAGCTCGGCAGGCACTTGAGAGCGCTCAACGCATTAGCCTGatcagggagaggaggggctacTGCCTCTCTATCTTGACATGGTCACCGGTCATCCTTCTGCGGTAGGTGGCCAGGAAGATGTCGTTGTCCCTGGGGCAGTCATGGTGGCAGGAGCACGTCTTGATGAACATTAGCTTACGGTGGAAGAAGTCCCCTTCTGGGCACTGGAACTCCACCTCCGCAGTGCTGGTGGTGTGGGGCGTGCAGCAGCGGCCGTCAGTGCAGCTACCGCAGAACTTGGGCCGGTAAGAGCGGACGCTGGTGCAGCCCGAGAACTCAAAGCGGATTCCCCGGCGGGACTTCGGGGTCCGCACGCACTTCTTTCCTTTCTGAGGAGAGAGCAGCAGTAAGAAAAGGGTTAACCCGGCAGGACGGCATCGTGCTATGGAAAAAAGCACCTGTGGGGGGAGTAGAAAAACCCTCAGAGGAAATACAAGTGGTTTTGTTTGGGTTGAAATTCATTGGTTTtctagggaaaaaaaattcaaaatgtttgagtttttggaaacattttttgtttcagtGTCGCTGGCTCTATTGGGGAAAAATAAAGCAATGAAATGTAGCTGTGGGGAAACAGTTTTAAAAAGCGAGAAGTGGGATTTTTCCCaccaaaatgagaaaaaaaattaacatttttccaACATTTTAAAACGTTGGAGGTAAAACGGGGATTTTCAAAGAGCTCAGAACACTTTGGTGAATCGCTTTGATTGAAGCCAAACACCAGTTTTCACTGGATAGAGATAGAGATATAGACAGATCGGTATAAAGTGTTTGACCGGCTCTAGCTACACGACCTGATCCtgccccattgatgtcaatgggagtggaGGGTGCCCAGCGCCTCTCAGGACTGGGCCCTGTATGAGATGCAGTATTAGGGGGAACTGATGTTCCAAACATCCCCTCGGCTTTGAGGGCTGGAGGGGTGAGGCTACGTCCGGTAGTGTGCTTGATGGACCGGCAGAGCGAGCATCCccggcccaggccctctggatcaaTACGAGTGACACCTGCCCATGCCAGGGCTGAACTGGGCCTTTGAATGTCAGCCAGGACGGGTGGGCAATGACCAGCATCTTGGGGGATGAGCTGGTGGCCTCCTGAGCTTGAATTCATAGTttcatagattgtaaggccagaagggacaattggaccatctagtctgacctggaTTGAACTGATGTGTGTCCCAGGCACACGCAACCGCAGTGCTGCCCATGCCCAAGGCCTCTGCGATGGCTGGAAATTGACCGCTGTGTGTTCAGCCTCGTCCTGCTTTGTCCtacccactccagccctgctcctgccccatctaGTCTCACAGACGCTGgtgccccccgctcccagctTCCACCAGCAGCCAGTACCTTGATGATCTTCTCCCTGGGGAAATCGCAGGGCCGGACCATGCAGAGCCTGCTCTCCTTCTCCAGGCGGCACTGGGGGTTGTCGTTGGTGACGCGGGTGGAGATGCCCATCCCACAGCTCTTGGAGCAGGCGCTCCATTCGGTGGTCTGGACTAGGCAGTTCTCCTGGAGGTCGTTCAGCTCAGGCCCGGGCGCTGGGTTCCCCCTATAAACTGACCCAGGTCAAGAGGGACACCAGAGAGCGTTCAGGAACCTGGCACAAGGCACATTGCCAGGTGCAAAGCAAGTGACCATCTGGGGCCTTGCTCTGCTGGGCCGCTCATGAGCTGGCACTGTCGTGCTCTCCAGcaatggggcaggaggggcagtaaGCGAGGCCCTGCCAGAGCTGTTCGCCCTTTCACTACGAGAGTCAGCAGGGTCTGGTCTCCTTTCCCCGCTTCTGTCAGCTCCAGACAGGACCTCAGCTGGAGCAGGGTTTCAGCATCAGGCCTaagacccccccctccccgcaggggCTGAAGCCCCCAGACCCATCAGGTGCCTCCTGCAGGGCTGAACCCCCAGCGTGCGCACCCCAGCTCTCAAACGTCTGAAGAAATGCAGCTCAGAgggccagtaagtttggccacaCCCGGCTCATGACAACAagctgtaacccactaacccccctgggtgtcctatgactgcagagcgCTAACGGGCCACTCTACCTGGAATGGTCCCCTGAAATCGGTGCTAACTCCTTACGCTAAACGATCTCTTCCacctgtgtggctcaaaagctggcctctctcaccaacagaagttggtccaataaaagagattcccGCCCCCACCTTGTCGCTCTGCTCACCTGCCAGGGCCGTTTCCTGGCTGCCCCCTGGACAAATCCACTCCTCGCAGCACTGGGTTGGGAGTTTGACCCGGAGGGGGTTCGGGCAGGCCGGGGAGGGGAGCCGCAGGTCGTCGGCGCACAGGGGGATGCAGCCGATGGCGCCGTCCATGCAGATGCACTGCAGCTTGCAGGTGGGCTGGAAGCTCTCGCCGTTGTGATAGATCTTCCCCAGCAGGTCACAGGTCGCCCCCTCGTGGGCTGTAGGGAGAGAtgatgggaggggggagaaggggagagctgATGGAATGATTCAGCAGAAACGATCCAGGTGCTGAGGGCCAGGTCTCTTCCTCCAGGGGATTACGTGGTAACCAGAAATCAAAGCATGTGAACATCAGCTCCCCTGTCCTGAGATCTATGAATCCTGGGGGTGTAACCTGATCTTCCCACGGGCATCCGGGGTCCCAAGCAGCCAGGTTAGAGTCTTTTCCTTGCGTGCCGGTGCAAGGGGAGCCTGAGTTCACCAGGGACCAGgctgcgcccctccccccagggtaaGCAAGCCCTTCTAATTGAATTTGCATGGCTGGACAAGGGCAGCTTCACCTGCAGCGAACTGAGCCCCCATCCAAAAATGAGGAGGGCTGGATGTGACCTCTCTGTTCACAAACCCATCGAGCAAGCCAGTAATGCACCGGGGTCATTTCCGGTGCAGCTCTGCTCGACGCTGCATTGACCAGCCCCACCTCTGAGACAGGCTGGTGAAATCCTGTCTCTGTGCGGGGGATGGATGGGTGCCCTTGAGGTCTGGTCCAAGCCTCCGTCGCTACGGTCCAGCTAAACGCTTTGGATGGACAGTGCTGCGGAAGCACGAGATGCTGACGTTTTAGGTTGCAGCAGAGGGCACTAGCCCCCTGCAGGACTGACCAGAGCATCGAGATCTACACGGCTGGGTGAGTGCCCAGGCAAGAAGAAACTGGTGGCTCCAGGAATCATGAGGAGCGATGAAGCAGCTGGCTGACAGTTCCTGTGGGCAGAGCTAGTCTGAGGCCTTATAAATCCCTGGAGGAAGAGCTACTGCCTGGAGCTCTCTGTGGTAGAGAGCCGGCCCCCTCATGCAGGACAGCAGGAGTTGAATAGGGACGGGCTCAAGACCAGATCTGAAGCACCCCAAAGCTCTGGGTAGTTTGGATCCAGTGCCTTGGTTTTGCTCCATcgcttagggccagattgtgaacccCACTGACGAGACTATTCATGTGAGTTACGCCCCCTGGGGCTTGCTCTGTGTtcatacagcgcctagcacactggggtcctggcccatgactggggctgctcggtgctaccataatgcaaataaataactgCTCAGCAGGGTGAGCACGTGGGTCACAACCTGGCTCGCAGTGATCAGATCAAACTCTTTGCTGCTAGGGCAGCTCTGGCTGACCCTCACTGACCTGGTTCTTTCAGAGACGGATCTGGGGAAAGGACACAGCTAACCTGGTGCAATTGGAGACTCTAGGATCTGGCTTACTGCACTATTTGGGGTATTCCCGATACTGCGCTCTCCTTTCTGAAACTCGTCTTCcgctccccatccccagctgctcGCTGAGCTAATGCCAGACAGGCTGATGTTCCTTGGAGAAACCTCTTCTCCAGTCGGATGGGCTGCTGAGTGCAACCAGCTCTTCACAACCACCCAACTTGTAATCAGCCTCCTCTTACCCCAAAGAGTTTCTCTTGCCAGGATCTAAGAAAGTGCCCAAGCCAATGGTGTGGTGCACGATGCATTCCTGATACGACACACTAGCCAAAAGCTTTGCTGCCAGTTACCCCTATCAGACAAAAAGGCAACATTCCTCTGAGGGCAGTCGATTTCCCACGTTTAAAGGTGGCTTgcaaaaggaaaaagcaaatagGGTTTGTATCCGTTCAGGAATTCTTCACGTCATAAAAAAGGATCCTTCTCTGCAGCACCATTTTTTCCCAGTAGGTGCCTGGACCTCGTCTACCCTGATTTTCCTGAAAGAACCTGTGTGACTGGAGACTTGGCAGGGTTGTGACATCAGCTAATGCAAGTGAAACCCAGTCCAATCAAAATCTCACTTTCCCTCCCAACTGTTTGAAGCTGCTTGTTTTCCACTTGTTTTTGTTGATGTCTATTCAATTCAAAGGTCTGGAAGACACTTGGGAGAAATGTGCTCTTTTTTAAAGACCGTCCATACCAACCCTTCAACGGAGGGCTGAGAAATCTTCCAGTTCATGGCAGAGACTTCCAAGTTCTCCAGCAAAGCCAAGGAACATCAGACATAATGTTCCAGATATTTCTAAGCTAAGGAGAACAAGTAGACCCAgcccctaatttaaaaaaaaaatcatctttataaatcataaagcagcaaaaaaaggCACAACCCACTGTCTTAGCCACAGGACCAGCTTCCCTCATATGTTCCACAACTACACAATGGTCCAATTTAGCTTTACCGCTGACCCAGGTAAAAGGGCCATTTACCTCGGTGAGAATGAACCCTAACGCTAAACAGGCACCCCGTCTTTGCAGCATTAATCTAAAGGCCTCCCCAAAACCTTTCTTGCTTTGGCTACCAAGTGCCAATGCTACAGCAGTTGATCTTAGTGCAATGTTGCCCGTGGTGCATCTTTGCAGAAGTTACACACACTGCAGCCCCAGGTGTCAGTTTCCAGCCTCATGTTTGTATGATTGATTTTAACACTAACCCAGCACAGAGCATTGAGCCCTGCACTACACAGCGTTCTGAGAACAGTCCATGTTGTCATGTGTTCCTGAAGGGCTCGTTCACGTCAGGGGGGTGCTTCCACCTCAGATGAAAGTGCCTCCCCTTTCTTGAACTCCTTTTTCTGCTGTGGAGCACATAGTTCTGGCTGATGTGTGTTCAGACACATGGATTCCTGCCACTCGCTGTGGTCATCCTTGTCTATGGACCAGGGCTTTCCTCCGTTTATATGACATGTAGGCACAAACTGTGTGTGGTGATTGCATATTTAAAGCGTGTAATATTCTGTGGCAGCATGCAGAAGTCTTGTAACGTGGAAGCCAGTGTTTGGAGATGGACATACCGATGTGCAATCGACACACACTTAAAGATCCATACACTACACAAATAAGCCTGCTGACCATGAATTGTTCTCACCTCTGGATTTCCTGGGGAATCCTGtctatgtatctgtattttcGGCTTTAAGCTCATTGGGGAAGGAATTCCCTCTAGTGATTTATGCACACTGTTCATAATCCTTATCCTCTTTGACTCCCCCCGTTTCTTTTCCCCTCATGCCAAGGCTGGTACCAAATTGTGATGGTTCTCCTGCTAATATTTCTAGAAGCTCCTCTTTCCTTCTCCTGTCCCCACTGCCAAAACCCTAGTTCACACTCATCTGGATTCCTGTAAACTTCTCTTCTCTCTGTCCAATACCCAGTAGCTGAAGTCATCTTCCACTTCCACCACTCCATCTCTCACCCCATCCTCAAGTTCCTTCACCGTCTCCAgctgctgatgtgctgagatatcaGTGTGATGGTTCTGACAGGGTTAGTCAAAGCCATTAGGGTGCACATTTTTCTAACAGATGCTCACAGATTctaggctgaaatcctggccccactgaagtcaataggatttttgCCAACTAATTTTAATTTCccattttaaggtcagaaggaccaTTGTGACCGTCTTGTCTggcctgcataacacaggccacagaagtCCACCCTGTGATATCTGCATCATACCCATATCATATGTCGAGCTAGAGCAcagcttttagaaagacatcccatcttgatttaaagacttcaagtgacagagactccaccacatctcttggtaatttgttccagtggttaataatcctcactgttaaacatttttttccattctgaatttgtctagtttcgacttccagccactgggtctagTTCTGCTTGTTCTATGCTTATGTACGTGCAGTGACCAGGCCAGTTGTTATGAGAACACCACAAACTCCAGATACAGTTAGTGGTATGTTTCTATTACCAATAGTTAGATAGATCAACTCACACAAATTAAAACTGAAAAACGTATGCACTCACCTCTAAAGGCCCAACCACAGATGTAACAAGTGGGGaggaaagaaaattaaacagatCAAAGAAAATAAGACTGATCAAAGAAGAGGACAACTGGCTTTTGCAAGTTAAACTTGCCATCTGAATTCTTGCAAGCAAGTGAAAAATTAGCACATAATAGTAGCACAATAAAAACAGCAGCTGCAACAAGTAACCTGCAACTCTATCGCTTCCAACTAATTCTGAAATACTGTGGCTGGAGCACTAATGAGAgctagagttaaggttgtgtgaaCGTTTCTATTACAATCCCCTTTTCAGTAGTTTAAAAGTTTCCAAAACTTTTACCTCTCAGGCAGTTTGTTGTAGCCGTgatagtcccaggatattagagagacaaggtgagtgtgGTGatagcacccacggggaaaaaatagtaggtgctgagcacccactggcagcccctccatcagctctccccaccccaccccccaccccagcctgggcccctgccggcccccctcccctcccccccccctccctcctgcagctgttcaTGCCAtttgggaggcaggagaggaggaggggacaCAGCATGctcaggaggggaggggcgggtgggaagaggggggggggggggtggtggggggcagggaagaggaggggggggggggggggccttgggggaaggggtggagtgggggtggagcctgggacAGAGTccggggttgagcacccccccggcactttggaaagttggcacctgtgggtgaggtcatatattttattggaccatcttctgctggtgagagagccaagcttttgagcttacacaaagTGTGTCTAAAGTGGGAAATTAAAggtttcccaggcctgaagaagagctctgtgtaagcttgtctctctcaccagcagaagtcggcccaatagaagatattccctcacctacCTTGTACCCCTCAGGCAGAAATTCTCCAGACCTGGTGTCTGTCCAAGGGCaaatttttttggaaagtttgagcCAAAAATGATTCCACTGTTTTTTGAGgaggaaaacaaagaaaagggggtgggggggaatataCTTCCTCCACTATGAAAAAGtccttatttattattttttatacaGTCCTACGGGCACAGTGGCTCTGGCTAAAAAGCTGATATTGGGCAGGGATGCAGTAGCCTTCGCTGAGAGACGCTCCAGGAGGGGTCTGGTGAAAACAGGTTTGCATTTGCTGTTATCAGGAGTCATAGAAGCCAGTCGGCGCATACACGCTTTTGAAAATGATCTTTTTGGCCATTTCTATTAATGTTTTGAACACAGGAAGGCTGCGACATCATaaacagactggaaataaggtgtaaatttataacagtgagtgtaattaaccataGGCACAAATTTACCCAGGGTCAAATCTGTGTCATTCCCTCTAGGTCTTCATGCCTCTTCCTAGCTGattattattagggttggaagggacctcaggatcatctagtccaaccccctaatccctaagcggccccctcaaggattgagctcacaacgctgggcttagcaggccaatgctcaaaccactgagctatccctggtagactctccatcactgacaatttttaaaatcgaGCTGGGATGTTTTTCCAAAAGATCCGCTCTAGGAATTACTGGgaggcagttctctggcctgtgttatacaggaggttagactggatgatcacaatggtcccttccggccttggaAACTATGACCACGTGTGTCCACTGGATTTAAAATGCTACCGATAATGTGACAGGGTAGAGAATTCTGCTCCGATTACGAAAGTAACATTACTTTATAATAACAGTCCAAAATGGCCTCAAGCATTGGGGGGCGTCCCGgcctctcctgttctctgcccgtGCCTCACAATGGATTAGTTgcctgaggactgaaatgttttGGTCTAACTAGTGTCTGGTCTGTGACGTAAGAGGTCAGAGTAGACG
Coding sequences within:
- the LOC120389023 gene encoding CCN family member 2-like; amino-acid sequence: MRDSFGLITWSLFLLLAPGWAESQPCSYPCQCPSQPLQCPVGTSHVWDACGCCKVCARQLGELCSLQTPCDHHKGLHCNFSKIHRDVGICLAHEGATCDLLGKIYHNGESFQPTCKLQCICMDGAIGCIPLCADDLRLPSPACPNPLRVKLPTQCCEEWICPGGSQETALAVYRGNPAPGPELNDLQENCLVQTTEWSACSKSCGMGISTRVTNDNPQCRLEKESRLCMVRPCDFPREKIIKKGKKCVRTPKSRRGIRFEFSGCTSVRSYRPKFCGSCTDGRCCTPHTTSTAEVEFQCPEGDFFHRKLMFIKTCSCHHDCPRDNDIFLATYRRRMTGDHVKIERQ